A window of the Pelagicoccus enzymogenes genome harbors these coding sequences:
- a CDS encoding sulfatase family protein, which produces MKRLLLLVLATFACRAFADDRPNIVWISAEDHGPHLGCYGDSYATTPHLDAFAANSLIYTKASSNAPVCAPARTTIISGIYPPSLGAHNMRSRVPSPSYLKFFPVYLRDAGYYTTNQSKEDYNLETDDKGWHESSRTAHWKNRPDPQQPFFAVFNFTGTHESQIRNDNESPHHDPALAPIPPYHPDTPETRKDWAQYYDRLSKLDAYFQKRLDEIEAAGLADDTIVIFWSDHGSGMPRGKRYPGWSGLNVAMIAHVPEKYQHLAPSDYMPGGKSDRLVSFVDLAPTTLALAGIKIPDYYHGQAFLGPNLAPAPRYSFGFKGRMDERIDECRTVTDGRYVYIRNYYPHLPHGQYLWYQQQTPTTSKWYQLFKDGKLNAVQSAFWQAHPAEELFDLANDPHETVNLAKNPAHQQTLTKLRAEMAAHQNRTRDLSFIPEPMLRKPTLAGVSPAEFFSNYFEPNSNRLELGNDSVSKYWRFANLLSAAPEAVKAALPEAIDATNDDEACVAVVASELVALHARDAEIRKQALETLVSYARYPENELILSLQAGVALDHAHQAGIELPESAKQLVADHESIPGWAKSYRPRLLERFQE; this is translated from the coding sequence ATGAAGCGCCTCCTGCTCCTCGTCCTGGCAACGTTCGCATGCCGAGCCTTCGCCGACGACCGCCCCAACATCGTCTGGATCTCCGCCGAGGACCACGGTCCGCACCTCGGCTGTTATGGCGACAGCTATGCAACGACTCCTCATCTGGACGCCTTTGCCGCAAACAGCCTTATCTACACCAAAGCGAGTTCCAACGCCCCCGTTTGCGCGCCCGCCCGCACCACCATCATTTCGGGCATTTATCCACCGAGCCTCGGGGCCCACAACATGCGCAGCCGCGTCCCCTCGCCCAGCTACCTGAAGTTCTTTCCGGTCTACCTGCGCGACGCCGGCTACTACACCACCAACCAGAGCAAAGAGGACTACAACCTCGAAACCGACGACAAAGGCTGGCACGAATCCTCCCGAACGGCCCACTGGAAAAATCGCCCCGATCCACAGCAACCCTTTTTCGCAGTCTTCAACTTCACCGGCACCCACGAGAGCCAGATCCGCAACGACAACGAATCCCCGCATCACGATCCCGCTCTCGCCCCCATTCCTCCATATCACCCCGACACTCCCGAAACACGCAAGGACTGGGCCCAGTACTACGATCGCTTGAGCAAACTCGACGCCTACTTCCAAAAACGTCTCGACGAAATCGAAGCCGCAGGACTGGCCGACGACACCATCGTGATATTCTGGTCCGACCACGGGTCCGGAATGCCGCGCGGCAAACGCTACCCTGGCTGGTCCGGACTCAATGTCGCCATGATCGCCCACGTACCAGAGAAATACCAACACCTCGCCCCCAGTGACTATATGCCCGGCGGAAAAAGCGATCGTCTCGTCAGCTTCGTGGACCTCGCACCCACGACCCTTGCCCTCGCCGGCATAAAAATTCCCGACTACTATCACGGCCAAGCCTTCCTCGGCCCAAACCTCGCCCCCGCTCCCCGATACTCCTTCGGCTTCAAAGGCCGCATGGACGAGCGCATCGACGAATGCCGCACCGTTACCGACGGACGCTACGTCTACATCCGCAACTACTATCCGCACCTGCCACACGGCCAATACCTTTGGTACCAGCAGCAAACGCCTACTACCAGCAAGTGGTATCAACTTTTCAAGGACGGCAAGCTAAACGCCGTGCAATCCGCCTTCTGGCAAGCCCATCCCGCCGAAGAGCTCTTCGACCTCGCCAACGACCCGCATGAAACCGTTAATCTGGCCAAGAACCCAGCCCACCAGCAGACGCTCACGAAACTGAGAGCCGAAATGGCCGCCCATCAAAACCGCACCCGCGACCTCTCCTTCATTCCTGAACCCATGCTTCGCAAACCCACCCTCGCCGGAGTTTCGCCTGCTGAATTTTTCAGCAACTACTTCGAGCCCAATTCCAACCGTTTGGAGCTAGGCAACGACTCCGTATCCAAATACTGGAGATTCGCGAACCTCCTCTCCGCAGCGCCAGAGGCAGTGAAAGCCGCCCTTCCGGAAGCGATCGACGCGACCAACGACGACGAAGCCTGCGTAGCAGTCGTCGCTTCCGAACTGGTCGCACTCCACGCCCGCGATGCGGAGATTCGCAAGCAAGCCCTCGAAACGCTCGTCTCCTACGCCCGCTACCCCGAAAACGAGCTCATCCTCAGCCTGCAGGCCGGCGTCGCCCTCGACCACGCCCACCAAGCCGGAATCGAGCTACCGGAGTCCGCCAAACAACTCGTGGCCGACCACGAGAGCATTCCCGGCTGGGCGAAGTCCTATCGCCCCCGTTTGCTGGAGCGCTTTCAGGAGTAG